AATTCCTGCTTTCAAATATACAAAGCGTGTGCTTGATTCAACTGGTGCACTTAATCTTCAGGAACTTCCGAAGAGCATTGTTGTCATTGGCGGCGGCTATATCGGAACTGAGCTTGGCGGAGCATACGCAAGCTTTGGCACTAAGGTGACAATTCTTGAAGGCGCAGATGAAATCCTTAATGGATTCGAAAAGCAAATGTCAGCTCTAGTAAAGCGCAACCTGAAAAAGAAGGGTGCAGAAATCATCACTAAGGCACTTGCAAAGGGTGTCGATGAGACTGAGTCTGGCGTAACAGTTGCGTATGAAGCAAACGGTGAAGAGAAGAAAATCGAAGCAGACTACGTTTTTGTCATGGTAGGAAGAAAGCCTAACACTGACGAACTAGGACTTGAGCAAGTTGGCATCGAGATGTCTGACCGTGGCGTTATCAAAATCGACAAACAGTGCCGCACAAGTGTAAGTAACATCTACGCAATTGGTGACATTGTCGAAGGACCGCCACTTGCACACAAAGCATCCTATGAAGGTAAAATTGCTGCTGAAGCAATCGCCGGACATCCTTCAGAAATCGACTACCTGGCAATTCCAGCAGTTGTATTCTCTGATCCAGAATTAGCATCAGTTGGCTACTCTGAAAAGGAAGCGAAAGATGCAGGCATCGATATTACAGCATCGAAATTCCCATTTGCTGCAAATGGCCGTGCGCTTTCACTTAATCAGACAGACGGCTTCCTGAAACTGATCACACGTAAAGAAGATGATATCGTAATCGGCGCGCAAATCGCTGGTCCGAACGCTTCTGATATGATTGCAGAGCTTGGTCTAGCAATTGAAGCAGGCATGACTGCTGAAGACCTGGCAATGACAATCCATGCCCACCCAACTCTCGGTGAGATTACCATGGAAGCTGCAGAAGTAGCACTTGGAAATCCGATTCATATCGTAAAATAATATGAAAAGCGCAAGCGCCTTGAACAGCCCCGAAAAGCGCTGGAGGGCCTGG
This window of the Mesobacillus jeotgali genome carries:
- the lpdA gene encoding dihydrolipoyl dehydrogenase; the encoded protein is MVVGDFPIETDTLVIGAGPGGYVAAIRAAQLGQKVTIVEKATLGGVCLNVGCIPSKALISAGHRYENALHSEDMGIKAENVTLDFSKVQEFKAGVVKKLTGGVEGLLKGNKIDIVSGEAYFVDSNTIRVMDENSAQTYTFKNAIIATGSRPIEIPAFKYTKRVLDSTGALNLQELPKSIVVIGGGYIGTELGGAYASFGTKVTILEGADEILNGFEKQMSALVKRNLKKKGAEIITKALAKGVDETESGVTVAYEANGEEKKIEADYVFVMVGRKPNTDELGLEQVGIEMSDRGVIKIDKQCRTSVSNIYAIGDIVEGPPLAHKASYEGKIAAEAIAGHPSEIDYLAIPAVVFSDPELASVGYSEKEAKDAGIDITASKFPFAANGRALSLNQTDGFLKLITRKEDDIVIGAQIAGPNASDMIAELGLAIEAGMTAEDLAMTIHAHPTLGEITMEAAEVALGNPIHIVK